A genomic stretch from Chitinophaga lutea includes:
- a CDS encoding S9 family peptidase has protein sequence MKIIIASMAGALLAIPAYAQQLTVEKIMRDPKWIGTSPDNITWGGDSKTVFFSWNPEKAYADSLYSVGIHARTPVKTKAAERGLISARNNAVYNQAQTQRVYAYQGDVFFQDMASGKETRITRTADPEQAVGFSFNDTRVIFRDGRNLFAWDPKSGETEQLTNFVNGAKPSDKPAPLSPQHLFLQNQQQQLFEVLRERKARTDAATAFNKSLPDAQQLRALHLEDKSLADSRISPDGRFIAYRLFKMPAGEKSTIVPNYVTETGYTTDIPAYTKTGAERAVYDYFVYDRVKDTVLTVKLNGLPGIQDKPDYLKDYPGKDTARKSRSVVMYSPVWSPKGTQALVNIVSTDNKDRWIMLLDAATAKMQLVDRQRDEAWIGGPGVSNANMGWINENTCYFQSEVTGYSHLYTYNVANGQKKALTSGNYEVQEARLSRDKNHFYLLTNEVNPGEKQYYRLPVTGGKAERLTTMPGAHSVSLSPDEKWLAYRYSTSNKPWELYLQENKAGAKPVQITDQAQSPEFKAYPWREANVITFKARDNEMVPARLYTPDPAKKNGAAVIFVHGAGYLQNAHKWWSQYFREYMFHNLLTDLGYTVLDIDYRGSAGYGRNWRTGIYRHMGGKDLTDQVDGARYLAQQHGVDPKRIGIYGGSYGGFITLMAMFTTPDDFAAGAALRSVTDWAHYNDGYTSNILNRPAEDSIAFRRSSPIYFAEGLKGHLLMCHGMVDVNVHFQDIVRLSQRLIELGKNNWELAVYPVEDHGFVEPSSWTDEYKRILTLFERVLQRR, from the coding sequence ATGAAGATAATAATAGCGTCCATGGCGGGCGCATTGCTGGCCATACCCGCCTATGCCCAACAGCTGACCGTCGAAAAAATCATGCGCGACCCGAAATGGATAGGCACTTCGCCCGACAACATCACCTGGGGCGGCGACAGTAAAACCGTGTTTTTTTCATGGAACCCGGAAAAGGCGTATGCCGATTCGCTGTACAGCGTCGGCATCCATGCCCGTACACCCGTGAAAACCAAAGCGGCGGAGCGCGGCCTCATCAGCGCCCGGAACAACGCCGTGTACAACCAGGCGCAAACACAGCGGGTGTACGCTTACCAGGGCGACGTGTTTTTCCAGGACATGGCATCCGGCAAGGAAACCCGCATCACCCGCACGGCAGATCCGGAACAGGCTGTGGGCTTCTCGTTCAACGACACCCGCGTGATCTTCCGCGACGGCCGCAACCTGTTCGCCTGGGATCCGAAAAGCGGGGAAACGGAACAGCTCACCAATTTCGTGAACGGCGCCAAACCGTCCGACAAACCGGCCCCCTTGTCGCCCCAGCACCTCTTTCTCCAGAACCAGCAGCAGCAGCTGTTCGAGGTATTGCGGGAAAGAAAGGCCAGAACCGATGCGGCAACGGCATTCAATAAAAGTCTCCCCGACGCGCAACAGCTCCGCGCCCTGCACCTGGAAGATAAGTCTCTGGCCGACAGCCGCATCAGTCCCGACGGCCGCTTCATCGCCTACCGCCTCTTCAAGATGCCGGCCGGCGAAAAGAGCACCATCGTGCCTAATTACGTGACGGAAACAGGCTACACCACGGATATCCCCGCTTACACCAAAACCGGTGCGGAACGCGCGGTGTACGATTATTTCGTGTACGACCGCGTGAAAGACACCGTGCTCACCGTTAAACTCAACGGCCTGCCCGGCATACAGGATAAACCGGATTACCTGAAGGATTATCCCGGTAAAGACACCGCAAGGAAATCCCGCAGCGTGGTGATGTACAGCCCGGTATGGTCGCCCAAAGGCACGCAGGCGCTCGTGAACATTGTGTCCACCGATAACAAGGACCGCTGGATCATGCTGCTCGACGCAGCCACCGCTAAAATGCAGCTGGTAGACCGCCAGCGCGACGAAGCCTGGATCGGCGGCCCCGGCGTGAGCAACGCCAACATGGGCTGGATCAATGAAAACACCTGTTATTTCCAGAGCGAGGTAACCGGGTATTCGCACCTTTATACGTACAACGTCGCCAACGGGCAAAAGAAAGCCCTCACCAGCGGCAACTACGAAGTGCAGGAAGCCCGCCTCTCGCGCGACAAAAATCATTTCTACCTCCTCACCAACGAAGTGAATCCCGGTGAGAAACAATACTACCGCCTGCCCGTGACCGGCGGCAAAGCGGAAAGGCTCACCACCATGCCCGGCGCGCACTCCGTAAGCCTGTCGCCCGACGAAAAATGGCTCGCCTACCGTTATTCCACTTCCAACAAACCCTGGGAGCTGTATCTCCAGGAAAACAAAGCAGGCGCCAAACCTGTGCAGATCACCGATCAGGCACAGTCGCCCGAATTCAAAGCCTACCCCTGGCGCGAAGCGAACGTGATCACGTTCAAAGCCCGCGATAATGAAATGGTGCCCGCCCGCCTGTACACGCCCGACCCCGCCAAAAAGAACGGCGCCGCGGTGATATTCGTGCATGGCGCCGGTTACCTCCAGAACGCCCATAAATGGTGGAGCCAGTATTTCAGGGAGTACATGTTCCACAACCTGCTCACAGATCTCGGTTATACCGTGCTCGACATCGATTACCGCGGCAGCGCGGGCTACGGCCGCAACTGGCGTACCGGCATCTACCGCCACATGGGCGGCAAAGACCTTACCGACCAGGTAGACGGCGCCCGTTACCTCGCGCAGCAGCATGGCGTGGACCCGAAGCGCATCGGCATATACGGCGGCAGCTACGGCGGTTTCATTACCCTTATGGCCATGTTCACCACGCCGGATGATTTTGCGGCGGGTGCGGCGCTCCGCTCCGTGACCGACTGGGCCCACTATAACGACGGGTACACTTCCAACATCCTGAACCGCCCCGCCGAAGACAGCATCGCGTTCCGCCGCTCCTCTCCCATTTATTTCGCCGAAGGCCTCAAAGGCCACCTGCTCATGTGCCATGGCATGGTAGACGTGAACGTGCATTTCCAGGACATCGTGCGCCTGTCGCAGCGCCTCATCGAGCTTGGCAAAAACAACTGGGAACTGGCCGTATATCCCGTGGAAGACCACGGATTCGTGGAGCCTTCCAGCTGGACCGATGAGTACAAACGCATTCTTACCCTGTTCGAGCGGGTGCTGCAACGCCGCTAA
- a CDS encoding TraB/GumN family protein: MNRVKCVVCYSLLLLICTFAKAQSKKYQGLLWEITGKNMPKPSYLFGTMHVSNKLAFNLSDSFYHCIRNADIVALETDPQQLQEDFSKSKMLRISSRYMSDMGGGHMTPDAFTIGPYNDLVRTGLTYRPEMINHLLYRSFAAQEDFEEDTFLDMYIYQVGSKLGKKAAGVENFEESERLMLESYRDAANDKKSRKNNRDVENPQEARRKLNDAYRRGDLDMLDSISSGQYDSPVFLEKFLYKRNENMFRAIDSIIRHGSLFAGVGAAHLPGDRGLIHMLRRAGYTVRPVLATNRDSEQKEALEKMRAPVVFQPYASDDGWIQAEVPGKLYNFSSLTMLNQLQYADLANGAYYLVSRIKTNALSLGQREDDVYLRIDSLLYENIPGRIISKQVIHNGGYKGFDIRNRTRRGDLQRYNIFITPFETIIFKISGTGEYAAGPEADRFFSSIRLRTFSAGEWVTYRSAAAGFSVKMPHAPVTADNVTLRTLSKRQEYEALDSRNGNSYLVMRKTIPGYSALEEDTVDLSFAEESFLQSQFIKQQKSRRFLTWHGYPCLELVNQNTDNSFTETRILLQGPHYYVLSARYKNDKKPVQEFFNSFVPEQPAYRRFEQYRDTSLLFSVKTAVVPKDDEALMESFTGGRSDENTDHLNRIKNKSFRVDSTGEEVKVVFRKFNRYYSTRDSARFWQEQVEELSDRGDLVVHEKKYERLPGWETMLLQMRDTNSSRSLHYKLFLRNGVQYTLYSIVDNVKGPSAFVRTFFDSFTPADTLIGTPIYASKAAALFADFYSKDSTTRQQARSSVSTPNYQDADAPVLISLIRGWSAKEKNYMDVKTDLIGELGNIKHPDILPFLQKAYESANDTASLQRAILLALVRQKTTTGNALFKELMLKEIPVFGEGENLYSIFRPLYDSLGITKALFPALLELTALTDYKEPVYGLLATLADSNLVQPALYADHISQIAFDARVALQKELAAEQSRLNRGNDEDDYEEPFRASSTLHEYATLLLPFRESNKNAGRFFSRYASTKNPAQQVLIAQLYLKNRLPVPDSLLQSIAAQDRYRVSLWTALNAIQRHDRFPAVYNKQELMARSLLYNSMEYNMKVDSLVLLGKKQTYYRFRKSTVYVYKYKQKDEGGWFLGISGPQPEDEKKCTDNDQLSQFTRTRYKTDKPLQEQITALIRQVKYRARAGWNAENVTVDVADY, from the coding sequence ATGAACCGTGTAAAATGTGTAGTCTGTTACAGCCTGTTGCTGCTCATCTGTACGTTCGCAAAAGCGCAGTCGAAAAAATACCAGGGGTTGTTGTGGGAAATCACCGGCAAAAACATGCCGAAACCCTCTTACCTCTTCGGCACCATGCACGTCAGCAACAAACTGGCATTTAACCTGAGCGACTCTTTTTATCACTGTATCCGCAATGCAGATATCGTAGCGCTGGAAACAGATCCGCAGCAATTGCAGGAAGATTTTTCGAAAAGCAAAATGCTGCGGATCAGTTCCCGCTACATGAGCGATATGGGCGGCGGCCACATGACGCCCGACGCCTTTACCATCGGCCCTTACAACGACCTCGTACGCACCGGCCTCACCTACCGCCCCGAAATGATCAACCACCTGCTGTACCGCTCGTTCGCCGCGCAGGAAGACTTTGAGGAAGATACCTTCCTCGACATGTACATCTACCAGGTAGGCAGCAAACTCGGTAAAAAAGCGGCCGGCGTGGAGAACTTCGAGGAGTCCGAGCGCCTCATGCTCGAATCGTACCGCGATGCGGCCAACGATAAAAAATCCAGGAAGAACAACCGCGACGTCGAGAACCCCCAGGAGGCGCGCAGGAAACTCAACGATGCTTACCGCCGCGGCGATCTCGACATGCTCGATTCCATCTCTTCCGGGCAATACGATTCGCCCGTATTCCTCGAAAAGTTTTTATACAAGCGGAACGAGAACATGTTCCGCGCCATCGACTCCATCATCCGGCACGGCTCGTTGTTTGCCGGCGTAGGCGCCGCGCACCTGCCCGGCGACCGGGGGCTCATTCACATGCTGCGCAGGGCCGGCTATACGGTGCGGCCGGTGCTCGCCACCAACCGCGACAGCGAACAGAAAGAAGCCCTGGAAAAAATGCGCGCGCCGGTGGTATTCCAGCCTTATGCATCGGACGATGGCTGGATACAGGCCGAAGTGCCCGGCAAACTCTATAACTTCAGCAGCCTCACCATGCTGAACCAGCTGCAGTATGCAGACCTCGCCAACGGCGCCTATTACCTCGTGAGCCGCATCAAGACCAACGCCCTCAGCCTCGGCCAGCGCGAAGACGATGTGTACCTGCGGATAGACAGCCTGCTGTATGAAAACATTCCCGGCCGCATCATCTCCAAACAGGTCATCCACAACGGCGGCTACAAAGGTTTCGACATCCGCAACCGCACCCGCCGCGGCGACCTGCAGCGCTATAACATTTTCATCACGCCCTTCGAGACCATCATTTTCAAGATCAGCGGCACCGGCGAATATGCCGCGGGCCCCGAAGCCGACCGTTTCTTTTCTTCCATCCGCCTCCGGACATTCAGCGCCGGCGAATGGGTGACCTACCGTTCCGCGGCGGCCGGCTTCTCCGTAAAGATGCCGCACGCGCCGGTTACGGCGGACAATGTAACGCTGCGCACCCTGAGCAAACGGCAGGAATACGAAGCGCTCGACAGCCGCAACGGCAACAGCTACCTCGTGATGCGCAAAACCATTCCCGGCTACAGCGCGCTGGAAGAAGATACCGTGGACCTCAGTTTCGCCGAAGAAAGTTTCCTGCAGTCGCAGTTCATCAAACAGCAAAAGAGCCGCCGGTTCCTCACCTGGCACGGATATCCCTGCCTCGAACTGGTGAACCAGAATACCGACAACAGTTTCACCGAAACGCGCATTCTTTTACAGGGCCCGCATTATTACGTGCTGAGCGCCCGGTATAAAAACGATAAAAAGCCCGTGCAGGAATTTTTCAATTCGTTCGTACCGGAGCAGCCCGCTTACCGGCGTTTTGAACAGTACCGCGATACGAGCCTGCTGTTTTCCGTCAAGACCGCGGTGGTGCCGAAAGACGATGAGGCGCTCATGGAGTCCTTCACCGGCGGGCGTTCCGACGAAAACACCGATCACCTCAACAGGATAAAGAATAAATCGTTCCGGGTAGACAGTACGGGGGAAGAAGTAAAAGTCGTGTTCCGCAAATTCAACCGTTATTACAGCACCCGGGACAGCGCCAGATTCTGGCAGGAGCAGGTGGAGGAACTGAGCGACCGCGGCGACCTGGTGGTGCATGAAAAAAAATACGAGCGGCTGCCCGGCTGGGAAACCATGCTGCTGCAGATGCGCGACACCAACAGTTCCCGCAGCCTGCATTATAAACTGTTCCTGCGCAACGGCGTGCAGTACACCCTGTACAGCATCGTCGACAATGTGAAGGGGCCCTCGGCTTTCGTGCGCACGTTTTTCGACAGCTTTACCCCCGCCGATACGCTGATCGGCACGCCCATCTACGCCAGCAAGGCTGCTGCGTTGTTTGCCGACTTTTACAGCAAAGACAGCACTACCCGCCAGCAGGCCCGCAGTTCCGTCAGCACTCCTAACTACCAGGATGCCGATGCGCCCGTGCTCATCAGTTTGATCCGCGGCTGGAGCGCGAAAGAAAAAAACTACATGGACGTCAAAACCGATCTTATCGGTGAGCTGGGAAATATCAAACACCCGGACATCCTGCCTTTCCTGCAAAAAGCCTACGAATCCGCCAACGATACCGCCAGCCTGCAACGCGCCATACTCCTGGCCCTCGTGCGGCAGAAAACCACCACCGGCAATGCGCTGTTCAAAGAGCTGATGCTGAAAGAAATTCCCGTTTTCGGCGAAGGGGAAAACCTTTATTCCATTTTCCGGCCGCTGTACGATTCCCTCGGCATCACGAAGGCGCTGTTCCCCGCATTGCTGGAGCTGACGGCCCTCACCGATTATAAAGAGCCCGTGTACGGCCTGCTGGCTACGCTGGCAGACAGCAACCTGGTGCAGCCCGCCCTGTATGCGGACCATATCAGCCAGATCGCGTTCGACGCCCGCGTGGCCCTGCAGAAAGAGCTCGCGGCCGAACAAAGCCGCCTGAACCGGGGGAACGATGAAGACGACTACGAAGAGCCTTTTCGCGCCAGCAGCACGCTGCATGAATACGCCACACTGCTGCTGCCTTTCCGCGAAAGCAACAAAAACGCCGGGCGCTTCTTTTCCCGTTATGCTTCCACGAAAAACCCCGCCCAGCAGGTATTGATCGCGCAACTGTACCTGAAAAACAGGCTGCCCGTGCCGGACAGCCTGCTGCAAAGCATCGCGGCGCAGGACAGGTACCGCGTATCCCTCTGGACGGCCCTCAACGCCATTCAGCGGCACGACAGGTTCCCGGCCGTATATAACAAACAGGAGCTGATGGCGCGGAGCCTGCTGTATAATTCCATGGAGTACAACATGAAGGTCGATTCGCTCGTATTGCTCGGTAAAAAACAAACGTATTACCGCTTCCGGAAAAGCACCGTGTACGTTTACAAATACAAACAGAAAGACGAAGGAGGATGGTTCCTCGGCATCAGCGGGCCGCAGCCCGAAGATGAAAAAAAATGTACGGACAACGATCAGCTGTCGCAGTTCACGCGCACCCGTTACAAAACCGACAAACCGCTGCAGGAGCAGATTACAGCGCTTATCCGGCAGGTGAAGTACCGCGCGCGGGCAGGCTGGAATGCCGAGAATGTGACGGTCGATGTGGCCGATTATTAG